In Lactuca sativa cultivar Salinas chromosome 5, Lsat_Salinas_v11, whole genome shotgun sequence, the DNA window GGTAGCAGTCGCTAGGCTGATCATCTTCTATTAAGCTCCTACTTCAAtcgactttagacatgggaacagctcatccatgtcttgggcatCAAATCGCATGTGGGTAGCTCCAAATGTACAGGAAAGATATTGTAAAATCTTTAGGAATTGATTACAAAGATAACGTGGTCAAATGGTGTAGCTATCAGCATGAAATCAGCAGCCCTTGTGGTAGACAAATGAAAGACTCATCGAGTCATATGaagcactcgtcgagtcattgcgCGATAATTTTGAAGTCGTGGAAATATACTGCGACCAAGGTTCTAAAAAGTTCGCCATGGCTCCGCCATGGCACGCCATGACTCCAAGGCTTGCATGTGCCGCCAAGCTTTGCCAAAACGCCGCCTTGAcccatatatgtgtataaaaatgaataatagtagaaaatacatataaaaatatgaattatatacaaaattgccGCCTTAAGTCATGCCATACAAACGACGTGACTCGCCAAGGCTCggaaaagcttgaggcttgacattgccgccaagtcacgccttacgttatttagaaccttgactgcgacttgtcgagtaggctaactgcactcggcgagtcatcgctgTGTGGAAAATAATTAAATTCTATCTTGAATACAGCTTTTTGTAGACTTCAAAAACTTCCCATTGCTTCAGTAAACATTCACCCTTTAGGACCGGGCTCAACACTTAGACTCAAGACTCAATACGTCGACCTTTCTTGACTCGTTTCCATGTTTTTCTCACATTCTCTAGACTCCTTATGCAAACATTTCCGAACCCAAATTCTGAAAGAAACCAAGGTAAATAGATTATCAAGCATACAAGTTTAAGCCCTAATTAAgaattcaaaacacaccaaacaaaataaaaacaaataaaaattgttcaacaaaacacaaaaagaaactAGTCTTCATCCTCTTCCTCATCATCACCATGCACAGCCCCACTTCCACCAGATCCTCCTTGCCTTGCACTTATCCATTCTTCCCAACTTGGAACATATGGAAATTGTCCCCCATCGAGATGTTGGATATGGAAATGTCCAAATAATTGGACGAGAGattggtttgtgaaatttgaactcCGATCCAAATCATCCAAATATCTCCTTCCTTCCACATTATACCACTCCTGAGGAACATTGTCTTCGATCGGAATAACCGATGGATCATGGCGTGCTTGCTCCCGTCTTGGTCGTACCCGCCTTCCTGGTGCCTCGGGTCCGATCACGGCATCGTCATGTGGGATAGCGTAATGACCCCCTCCATAATCCCCAATAATGCGAGCCCTGCAAAAAAGAAGAGGATTAAAGGGAGATGTCGGGATCTCCGTTAGCAAGTTCCAAGCACCACTAGTCATTAACCCATAAGAATGGGCTAATCCTGTCACGAACATGCCACcattaatttttgaagttttgcgatccttgaccgctCCCTCTGCCAAGTACGAAGCTATGCACCATGGAATGTTGCAGAAAGTATTAGGTGTAATGATGCTCCAAAgaaagaaaacatcaaggttagaaaccttgtcatcatctttCCTTTGGTTAATGGTGTTCGAAATAAGACGGTGAATAAGGCGGTGCGTCGGTGATCGTATGCTCCCTTCTTGAGCCGACTTTGGAATGTAAACTTTATTAGCAATGGTGTTCCACCAACTTGAACTTGTGATCCCATCCGGAAATGCTTTATGGCAATGCTCCAAAATGGTACGAAATGCATCCGTGTTGACCACTTGTTGGTCATATATCCCCAATCTCCAATCCAACTCCACCATAGAACAATGACGAACctcgcccccaagacaaaaagtAATACTTCCGGGGTTATAATAATCATCCACACCCTGAAAATGTATTGTTGAAAAAACTCCAAGCACAGCTCACGATAGATCGGTTCTTGAATACGGAAGACACGACTCCATCCATCACACGTGATGGATACTCCATTATGTACAAACGTCTTGATTATATAAGGAGCCAACTCCTCTTAATAACAAACTATCCCCAACCATTCCCAATCAATTATGTTGGGAACACAAATGTCTTTTTTCTGAAGTTCCGCAAGCTTCTTCTTCCATATATTCCTTGTTGAATTTGAGTCGATATGTGGAAAATGcaaccaaggaaaatctccttGACTTCCTCGAGAGCTTTGTCCTCGTGAAAACATGGTTCGTGCAAAACAAAGAACAAACAATCCAGAAGACACAGAAACACATTAAAATAGAATCTTTCTGGGTtcctgactggactcgtcgagtccatgcccgactcggcgagtctgacgaACTGCGCGAGTCAGTCGACGAGTCGTGTGAAATTCGAccataaaaactcaaattttgtcCTAGGTTTTGTCCAGGGATGTCCATAAGGTGTATTAGAGTAATAACAACCATTCAAAACACCACAATTAAtccaaaatcaaaaccctaaaaattcactaAACTTCAAAAAACGGGTGTTCTATCAAATCGACTCTTCTAAACATCTAAGGATCATGACTTTAacagaaataaagaaaaaatataaGTACCTTGCTTGAAGAACTTTGAGAAATTTGAAGAAAATTGGAAGAAGATGGATGAATGCTTGAGAGGGAAAAAGGGGCGCACGTCGAGTGTGTCGGCTGATACTATGTTGCAAATTAGGGTTAAAAATCTATTTGAACTGGttgtaaaagaaaatgtttttatttttttttcagtaaatattttcgactcgtcgagtctggtcgcgaatGAAAGGAATCCAGAATcgatttgactcgtcgagtcagtaccctaactcgctgagtcacttGCAAACATTTCAAAAATTACATCATTTTATCATCTATTAATAAAAATTGTTCAATTCACCCCACACTCAGACCATGCGTACCCTCAAGCAAACATTTTGATGAATTAGAAGAGGAAAATAGAAAAGTcctaagaaaatcaaaacaaaaactaGAACTAGAAAGATAAAAGAAAACAAACTCTCATAACGGGTTGCCTCctgccaagcgcttcttttttaggagtctttagctggactccttccaaTCTACGTTTCCTCACTTTCCTGCATCGGGAATGCACGTCTAAtcttttgtggtttatactttgtctTGTAGGCGTTTCTATTATATGCCCGTCTcaattcttctttctttttccttGTTCCATCTTCTTCAATTGCATGCGTGTTCCGtttcccatccttctttttcttcACCCCACTCTTTGGCACCTTCTTTTGTACTTCCCCTTCCTTGAAGGTAATTACttcataattggaaaaaaaactcGGGCTCGAGGTTTGGTTGCATGTGAATCAATGAACGAGTTATTAGTGTCATCATTCCCAGCCTTTGCATTCCCAAGCTTGCCTCCTTATCAAGTCGCATTTCTTCATCTCCTTGTATTACCATGTCAAGGTATGCTACTTGAGCCTTTTGGAATTCACAATACATTTTAACAATTACGCCTTCTGCTGCTGGATCTTCTAAAGAATTAGGAAAAATCTTCAAGTCAGAATCAGGCAAGGGACTGGTAACAAGCAGATCAAGATAATCTGAATTGCTGAAAttttcgactggactcgtcgagtctgtcgatgcgactcggcgagtcgatgcgcATTCCTCACTTTCCACCGATTTTTCTGAATTAGTTCCCTTCAACAGCTTCTCTATCTCCTCTAAGTCTTTCTCAGCATCACCATTTCCTCCAGAAGATAGTAGAAATTTATTTGGATCATCTTTTTGTAAGAGTGCAAGTTCTTTTTCTAGTATTTCATCATCCAAATCAATGGAGGAAATTTCTTCTTCTCTTGATTCTTCTTGCTTaacctcttgtatagccttaaaCACTGCTGATTCATCTCCTACCCTCAATGTCAGTGTGGACTTGCATACATCTATCAATGCCCATGCAGTATTCAAAAATGGtcttcccaaaataattggaattttggGGTCTTCATCCATGTCAAGCACTACAAAGTCCACGGGGAATACAAATTTGTCCACTTTTatgagaagatcttcacaaacaccTCTTGGACGACTGATTGTCTTGTCCGCTAGATGGATCTTCATATTAATAGGCTTTGGATCTGGTAGATTAAACTTCTTGAGGAAAGAAAAAGGCATTAGGTTAATACTTGCACCCGAATCAGTCAATGCTTGAGTAGCAAGTATATTTCCAAATTGACAAGGAATCGAGATGCTTCCCGGGTCACCCTTCTTTTCTGGTAGCTCATCTAATACTAACTCCACTACTTCAGCCATATCTTTTCTAGTAGCAAAGAGACCCTTAAGCAAGTTTAAATATTTAGGTGTTTGAAGCATCGTTTAAGCAAATGGGATGTTGACTTGAATGGCTTTAACATGTTCCATGAAAGTTCTGTATGCTTTAACCTTTTCATCAAGCATGACTCGAATTGAAAATGGCAAAGGTGGCATGTATAGCTTGAAGGAAACAACAGTTTTGTCATCAgaccatggactcgtcgagtccattagagggactcgacgagtcttgtcggGTTTAGCTGCACTCAACTCTTCTGTCTTTTCTGCATGCACCTTAGTTGAGACCTTATGTGCAGGGGTCAGAGGAGTGAAAATTTCCCCATAACTAGATGTTATAACATTCATATTCTCCATTCTCGGATTATTCTCGGTTTTACTTGGAAGTTCACCCGGACTTCTCTCATTCACTTGGTGTGCCAGTTGCCCAAGCTGTTTTTCAATGTTGAGAATAGATGCTTGCTGACTCCTAAGTATAGTTCTGGTCTCTTATATTTCCGCATCATGATCATTGTGTCTTTTCTCGGACGTAGCTACAAATCTCGTGAACATCTCTTCTAAATTGGCTCTTTTTTCCACAACCGGTTCTTCCTTTCGATAGAAACCCCTCTCTTTTTGCTTGTATTTCTCTTCCTTTTCCTTTTTGTATTCTTCATACGGGAGCCATTCCTTTTTGGGTTTCCGCCAAGTTCCATCGTACCTGTCACCACTTGAATAGAAAACTTGCGCCTTTTTGTTTCCATTCTCATCTATGTCACACTCTTTAGTTAAGTGAGGTCCCCTACAATTTTCACATCCTACCCGGAtaacatggattgtttgatccatcttTGTCATTCTTCTATCTAAAGTATCTAGTTTAGCCATCATTGCCGCCATGCCATCGTTGACCGTGTTCACTACCCCCCCTACTTACTTCATTTCgtgggttgtggtattctctagaatgtttagagaactcttcaattaattctttgatcaccgagggtggcttctttgtgagcgggccttgcgAGTCAAGTAATTGCCTAGTTGTGACATTGACTCCgtcatagaagatggagacttcttgttggctattaaggtcatggtgtgggcaattcctTAGCAGGCTCTTGTACCTCTCCCAAGCATCATATAGTGACTatccagcttgttgttcaaagttagcaatggccttcttcaacttggctatttTAGAAGGTGGGCAAAAGTGGTCAataaattcttctttcatcttagcccatgtggtgaccgactCGGGAGGGAGTGACTTGAGCCAATCTTTTGCAGCACCCTTGAATGTAACTGGAAGCATGCAAAGTAGCTGGGTCTCGCgaggcacatttggaacattaaagtaatcagctacatcattgacttcatccCAGTGCTTGTAAGCATCTTCGTAGTCTTTTCCGTAGAAAGAAATCTCCTTTCGTTGAGCGAGTATGTGGCCCTTTAGTTCGAAAGTAGCAGTATTTGGTATTGtcacgcatcctcttcttccattcccccatggggacttcagcGATGTTAGCCATGATAATGGCTAATTTGTCGTCGAAGTTGGATTCTTGCCCGAAAGTGGGGTCTTCTTCTCCTTCGGTTTCATACTCGGTGTCCTCTTTGATCGGGTCTTCTGTTGCTATAGAGGCGCTGgaagctcctgatttgctgctcttgtTCTTGTTGAAAACGGACTTTAGATTCTTCaatggtgagttctttgaagaaatAGATTCTCCAACGGATTTTCCTTTGTTCTTCCTTAGGGAGGACTCCAGGTCTTCTAGTGGAGGGACCAAAGGTGtctcagatcctcgggtcatgaaacaactgcaAATAAAACAAGAGAAAaatgcgtaaaaagaacaaaaataaaataaaaactaacactGTGAACAAGGATGGACTCGCCGGGTTGcttcgagtgcactcggcgatttcaaggcaaaaacagaaaagtTTGACAGATTTAAAATAAAAACCAATAAATACTAAAACCTAACCTACTCACTAAATTACCTAAGaattaactttgtgtaagataaatctcacacaaaggatcgataaaaataaaaattagtgctaatttagaaccgttccccggcaacggcgccaaaaacttgatgtgtgtaaactcaactagttttaataCTACTTTTAactataaaataaacacacaaaggcagtggacctatcaattgtagtaaagctaaataagtagggtatcgaacacagggaacggagaattaaaactaaaaactaattttatctaaaattaagtaataaaaagaggttttatctagttttacaagactagaaacttaccaactaatacttaaactaattaactaaaaaCTAGATAAGCAAAGATTAAACTAAATTCAATTACGAAGggaacttctatttagttcaactcaattgatcctatggttgatattatggaaatagtgcaatggattaatttttCTATTGGCTActaattcaagtgattagattcacgttcgctgcactaatccttagagaacaaactaactcaaacagtggccagctgtctaatttaattcaattcactaggttatttattcgggttaatttagacttgtaatggttaactaatttggtcctttaattaacctcttcttgatggtcatcacacaagctcacacatgaatttacttatttttctattaattctagtttcacagtcGCTAATCATAGTCATataataaagtggtcacataaattatatgaggtaacaattaagagatgttcatgcagcttaattatcttcgtattaacagaaaaatagttatcattcacacatacggttctttaacaagctagaattaacaaaatcaccaatattaaatcaatcctGCCATAGAGCAAACCATAGTCTCAATATTgtctccccaaacagaagttaaaaggttttagctcatgattgaggtaattgACAGCACAAAAATGAAATCTAAAAGTCTAAACATGATGAAGAACGATAGATTAAAGTAAGAATGATgtaaatttgcctcaaatctccttcgggATTGGGTTTAgggttgtatcttcgttctccAGATCTCACCTGACTCTAATTCGCAGCTTGCTCCTCCCCAAGGGTTCCAGAATTCCTTGTATCGATCTGAATAGTCGTTTTTATAGATTCataccgacttgccgagtccatgactgaATCGTCGAGTCTCTCACTTAATTCCCGTGCACGGTAAATCAATGAGTccttatcttctcgattcttcgatgcaactcgccgagtagtcgaccctactcgccgagtaccttgtatttttagcatttttcttctttgttcaactcccgagctcccaaccgcttctcctgcttccttttgcttccgagcttcgcttttggactgaaaacataattcaaacaattttaagtatattttgtccatgatatgcaataaattagctaataaatgataaaaatcctTACTTAATATAAGGCTAAATAAGCAAATATCaagagtccatctgcaggagcgGTGTCTTGCGGGTGCGCTTGTTATTCCTACGGGATGGCATTTTGCTGTTGCATGTTGATAAGccagatcgtaagtaatgatcgtcattcctggttgtactctataaatttcgCGTCTCATCGTATGATTCTCATTTtttccatctacatccctatgatgtttTTATGGTAGTTAGTAATCACAGATTTGGCACTATTGTTATGTCTATCCTTTGTGTATATAGGTTGTTTTGGTTTTGAGATTCTTAAGTATCTAGTGGTTTCGAGGGATCGGTTGTGCATATAGTTGAATTTATGCAATAACATGAAATAAAGATAGCACATAATTGTTCCATTggtaagtaccatcttagtacacgaaaaAGAGTCATGTCGGATAGTAGGGGGAAAAAGAAAAGGTTGATCCTAATTGTGGTGGAAAGTGTTTGGTGGTGGTGCTGAcgaagtggatgcacctcggagacgagctaTTTTTTGCTCGGTATCACGTAGTCGTACCTCCCAAAATAACTGTCGCGCTCAGGAGTCTCCGTTCACCTCCTGTGTTTGtctctcatctctctcaataGCAAACTGCATTTGTTTCGTTCGATTtgggtgtcctgagcttggttattAATACCCCGGGTGCACCGGACCATGACTGGGAGGGCCCGGTCAACTGGTCCTCTATAACTAAGATCGAAGAGACCTCGGTTCCTACCGTAGTATGGTCGTACCCCTGCCGATGACTCTATCTCCAAATATCGTGTGCCCAAGGAGGCATGGAGCCACCGGGGCCCACACGATAAGTCGATACTCTGGCCCtacatggaggattgatgacATTGGATTCTGCATCTCAGTCATCATCTTCATTGCCATCGGtctcttcctcttcgaggtccactaTTGACTCGGTGGGTCCATCTGCAAGTTCTACTTCGTGTTCCTCCTCTGGTTGTTCCTCTAAGTCTCCTTCTAGGTCTTCCTCTGGGTCGAGCCACTCTGTTATTCCCTGACTAGGGAGATAGGGGTTTCCTAGCTAATAATACTCGTCTATAGTGTATTGCATGAAGGGGTATAAacactagaaacaaatagcataccaattactcctatagtaatttaattttgtttaggtttggttctataaGCTCTTTGGATAATTAAATGGTGAGTTTTAGATTCATTGTCCATCACGattactcccgaacacatgttggtcgtattttgaatgaatgtagttgatcatgctacattcacccccaatacgactacataactgcccgagtttattagcgatgttcaaatcctccaaagacttttactattcttgttgtgttattatgttcagagttgtttagtcccattgtatttatagttccatatcatgtatgattagatatgctagtttaatataaacaatgctctgataccaatctgtcacaccccgaaccagatggcagaaacgtccgagggcttgtgcgtgacttcatcttgaaatatcattaaaatgaatataaatgaaacataacatcatcatcatcacacatgtaatacaacaacattcattttttacatcgagtattgcttttgaatattacatgtcaaaatagtaagagtatgatgaaacaaaatatagcacaatatccattagtttgtttcgttcatcctgcttcaacggcttcctgagaatacatgttattttgaaaacggtcaaaataaaaatgttggtgagttcataagcatgtttgtgaaaatgatttgtataattttgaaaaccaccagaaaatcctatattttctgcaaactgtttagtttgtttgtgtcagatcttgtattaatgcatgtatgttattgtttatttgactaaaagggtaaagagaatgtaaagagcatgtaaagagaatgttcccagataacccgatgttgtctgtaaaagagaaAGCTGCCTACCAACCCCCGGGGTTGAGTACCAGTACGAGaatgtttccgagtaatccaagagaaaagagaatggtcttccgtaaacttcataacgttaattcctctaagcgagtcgtcataaccatactaaataatgacaatttcacaTGTCTTGGCATTGTTGGGTGCCGGTTTTGATTTTTTCTTATAAGGtttttgtcgccctagactgagttagtctaactgtagcgaacaactcatgtgtggggtgtcatccccgtatagatcaatacacaaatccccgctctccctccaagtgactctggttataactacaggctacggtcgtacacttaataggtgccaaccgacaaaactcactggatccttaatcgaatttacgcgaagaaaggtataatctcattccaggcccaatgaaccatgtaagtgaaccactaatgcatcgctaaacatgtaaatcatttaaaggcccaaattgaaatgaatttatataacatgggcccgaatatatatatatatatatatatatatatatatatatatatatatatatatatatatatatatatatatatatatgaaaggacaactaaggctcatttcacatgtaaggtatttacaggcccaaatagcacacaaatagtatccaaggtccgtcgcacatgttaatgggtcaatgaggcccaataaacatctAAATAGTACACAGGATCTATCACACATAaaaaaatgggccactaaggcccaataacctagaaaatgatcaaattaatccgtttgttagtttatcgttggttttagttcaagtattcactaaaatagcataaaagcccactttttgtaaaaatgacgttcttggcccaataagccaaatatttacaattaaggcccaaattTTGTAAGAAATACACTTTAGTCTCCatattgttcaaaacttgtgttgatgactagtttCTGGTAAAAATAGCATTTTAAAACCCATTATTGTCAACAATATCATTCTTGGCTTGATTTTTGCGAAAATACACATTTTCTGGTTTTTGAGCTTTTCCGACCTAGTTGTTGGAAATTTTGTAGAAAAATTATCGTAaatcgaaatttggatccgtaaattctggaagtttggaaattttgtctaccTTGTTCTATatatttctcataatttttattggcctctaacaagtgtgaaatttctcaccttcacaggttggtccgaaattatttcaaatctaatagcagttttgtaaaattctccAAAAatagtagaaaaatcatatgaaaatgtgagggtagtcattttaaaggtataaatctgaaatttatccatgtaaaacagttttgaaaaatacttccattaagagggtcaaaacagttcgagATTGGGCTAAAATTTTCCTGTCaaaagctgatttttgagtataaGTTATAGATCTTTGagcacaacactcatttttgcaattttaAGTGTATAATTCCCATATCTACAAGTTTATATGTAATATATGTGAacaacatacttttctcaaggttcCTATGAatatccaagtgataaactttaagttcttaacatatttttagattaatgaagtaatcaacacataatcaccgaataattcatggaaaacacacatagtcatgcatatacacatagatctacacacagcaaattgtattctcccccaaaatcatatgaaaaccgaaaacaaggggtatgaactcaccttggggtgatggatcggttttgatgaagaagtggaagaagatcattgatcctagcaagctttcttgagtagatcttgaacttagatggttctaagAAAATGATCGACAAAAATATGGGTGTAAGAGGAAATTTTTGAAGAGTTCAAGAAGTGAAATCATAGATCTAAgtgaaaaacttaccaaagatggTGATCTTGAAGAAGAATCTCTTGAAGACACATACCAAATCTTGAAACTTTTAGAGAGAATGAGGAGAGTTCTTGAGAGACTTCTTGTGAGAGTTTGAGAAAATGAAGATGGTGGGATGTTGGTGTTGGCCGAGAGGTAGAGGCAGGGAGAAAGAATGAGAGTTTTTTTTGTCTTATGAAGAGTTTGAGAAGATGCTTGCctaaatacatgcaaattatGCATGGATATCCACTAGACTAAAGTGAGGTGTCAAACTCTTAAGCACcctttgttctttttttttcttttttttttttatattgttgTTGGGCTGAGAGTTGTGCTAGGAAAAAGGGAAATGGAATAGTTTTGGGCCCATTCTAGTTTTGCTCGATTTTATGAAGCTTAATAATATTTTCGGCCCATTAGGCCCCTTATTAAGTTTCTCGGCCCACTAGAAGTCCAATAGGTAATTTATGGTCCATTAGGACTAATGGAAacatttatggcccaacaaggcccatttGGGATAAAAGAGCCCTTTTAggtccacatggcccaaaatgctaaaGTTTTATGAGTGTGGTCCATTTACAGTCCAATTACGGTTCCTAGGCCCAAGATAGTGAGGTTGGAGGTTTATTGGTCTGTTagacccaataagagaatcctagtccataatgaacttaattcgggatttctagggtttccaacccttatttgaacatatgagatgtatttgaacgGGAATAGAGTATGATATTCGCTTAGAGTACCAATTATTATACtagttgaatgattatatgagaGTGGAATTccctagcaaaaatgctagttgtgataaTATATATGCGTACGAACCGTACAATGTTTCCATGTGTAGTCTCCTCAGTGTGCTACGTCATCCCGTATCTCGATGAAATCGGGTGTCTGTGCTCGCGGCGCACCATGCGAGCACACATGACTGGAATATTAAACTTTGAAATTTTGAAACTCTCTCTTAGGAACTCTGTTTTCTACAACTTTTATATATCATTGTGGATCTCATCGTTCTCTACGAATTTCCTTTTGGTCGTTTTTGTTGGTTTTGAATCTCGTTTTTCGAGTAGTTTTTATTATTGTTAAAAAtcatatctccctcatatgaTTCCTATTTTAAGCATTATCTACTTCATAATTGTTACATTAAGTACTAGTATGTTTGTCTAGTTGGCAAATTTTTCTAAAATTCAACCGATCTTTTTGTAGTTTTCATCGTTGAAATTTTCTAAGTACAACAGACATTTATTTACTATAAATGACATATCATGCTCATACTGTGTCGGATTTTTGCGAAACTTATATTTCTGGATTTGTGGTAGTGTTGAGTATCTAAATATGTTAACTTGCTCGCAAAGTGATGCAACTTTTTGTGCACTTATTTTTAAGCCTATGGTTTGACGATAATAAGAGtgatggttgaaatttttggcgTTTACAGGATCGTATTAAAATGTTTTTACGTTGGTTATCGATGGTGGATAACGATGAAATTTCGGGGTTGTGACATCCTCCCCCTGTTGAAGGAAATTTCATCTCTAAAACTCGTGCTTGACGTGAAGGCACTTGGTTGGGAGTAACATAATGGATTTTAGCATTCGGAAGTTATGCATATGGCGTAGTCTTAGAGGAGTCTTCTCTCTTCTTAAGGTTTATTTTTGCAATGAGGCTtggaatatttttatttattgtcGGTTATTTGTTGATTAGTGTAGGGTTGTGAAGTAGTTGGATGTATATTCCCACTTCTATTTTGTTTAACATTAAGAGGAAATCCATTCCTATTTTTTTTACACTAAGAGGAAATCCATTCCTATTTTGTTTCACACTAAGAAGAAAT includes these proteins:
- the LOC111878458 gene encoding uncharacterized protein LOC111878458; this encodes MAEVVELVLDELPEKKGDPGSISIPCQFGNILATQALTDSGASINLMPFSFLKKFNLPDPKPINMKIHLADKTISRPRGVCEDLLIKVDKFVFPVDFVVLDMDEDPKIPIILGRPFLNTAWALIDVCKSTLTLRVGDESAVFKAIQEVKQEESREEEISSIDLDDEILEKELALLQKDDPNKFLLSSGGNGDAEKDLEEIEKLLKGTNSEKSVEKDPAAEGVIVKMYCEFQKAQVAYLDMVIQGDEEMRLDKEEGEVQKKVPKSGVKKKKDGKRNTHAIEEDGTRKKKEELRRAYNRNAYKTKYKPQKIRRAFPMQESEET